In the Hordeum vulgare subsp. vulgare chromosome 7H, MorexV3_pseudomolecules_assembly, whole genome shotgun sequence genome, one interval contains:
- the LOC123409479 gene encoding DNA replication complex GINS protein PSF2-like: MAGQSDPHLSLFSPSEVEFVAEDEIVEIVPNILMEALNMICGDFGPFFPQIPSKVPLWLAVGLKRRGKCTIRAPEWMTVGECLFARLF, from the exons ATGGCGGGGCAGTCCGACCCGCATCTCTCCCTCTTCTCGCCCTCCGAG gtggagttcgtGGCGGAGGACGAGATCGTCGAGATCGTCCCCAACATCCTCATGGAGGCCCTCAACATGATCTGC GGGGATTTCGGACCCTTCTTCCCCCAAATTCCAAGCAAGGTCCCTCTGTGGCTCGCTGTGGGGCTCAAGAGGCGTGGCAAGTGCACCATACGTGCACCCGAGTGGATGACTGTTGGTGAGTGTTTGTTCGCTCGCTTGTTTTAG